GATTTTGGAGCTAATTTACAGCAACCAATAACCATCGATACCTTTGTAGTCTATGGATTTGTCTAATCCTCTTTTAAAGGTCCATTAGATAATGAATTCTATAACACAACTTTGTTCTGTTTGACgaattcaaaaagaaagaaatcttcaaGGCAATCACATTTGGAAAGATCTGAATGAAGATTTTAGATTAGGCCAACTCTTACTCATTAGAAGACTAATATTTACCaatttttaattcaaaatatttcatcCAATTATTTACCTAGTCGTATGGAAAATATGGGGCACTGCATGTACACGTCCTCACGTGATAAAGCAGGTGACGGAAGGGCTATATTTGGCCATGAAATCCAACAGCTCAAATCTTGCTCTAAAATAGGCCCTTCTTAAGAATTGTGACAAACTCAATGACAGGCATTTTTTTGAATTGGAAAAGAGTTTTATTCTTAGACAATCAATTTAGAGATCGGGTTTTTGCCAATAATTCCATGTCAGTTTGGGCACTCATATCTatgattttctattttaaaaaattggctggAAGACAGTTAAGAATAAATATTAGGTAGAAAATTCAAGCTATGAAATAACTTTGATAAGTATGGTACAATTACCCAGGAATAAGCCTCAGCCATACTCATCTGTTCTGTTAAGCATATTTTGGGTAGCCCAGAGACTCTATTGAATGgatcctttttattatttatttatttattattattgattggCCATGTGTGGAATGGATACCAGTGCCTGCTCTGATTGCAGGGGCTGACACTTTATCAGTTCCCAGTATGCATCTTAAAAAATGGGTATGAACTGGTTCAAATGACTTAGCATTAGGGCTATTTTTGTCCTGAATAACTTCAGTATAGAAGTCAAGGTACTTGGGTAactataattaatttatataatcttttagtACTTGCCTCAGCTCTTGCAAAacttcttttaaaatcatttatcCATAACCCTatgttggtaaaaaaaaattattaaagaaatttatttatacaATTGGTTCCCCAATTAGTTGCCAGTTACATGTCATGCTTTTGGAAATGTCATCACTTTTGATTTAGTTTTATTgatgtttaaaaaattaagaaaacagtaggtatttatttttcacaaaacACTTCTCAAGCTTATTTGAGTGTGCCAATGGAACCATCTCATTGGCGTATAAAAGGATATTATTGAATTTATTATGGATCTTTGGCACATGTCTGAAGCATACAGGAATCCTGGAATATCATACACATTTGGATTAAAAAACATTGGGGTTAGAATACAACCCTAACATTATGGGTAGGTATAATTTTAGTTACAGAACGATTTACACCAGTATGGACTTTTAAAAGGATGTTTGAGTACAGGGCCTTAACCAAGAATAAGTGTCTGGTTTTCATATTTGACTTAGCCAATTTCTTTCacaaaatatttctgtttatagGATCAAAAGCTGCACTGAGATCTATAAAAGTGGTAAGCATTTTCTcttcatttgttgttttgttatgAGACGGTATCAAATAAAACAATTGTCTATTGTGGAACACTTGCATCTAAATTCAGCTTATTCTTTCACTAAGAAATCTTTCAGTCTTTTTATTTTGCTCAAAAGATGTTTTGCATATATTTTAGCCACAATCCCAATAAGGTTTATCAGTCTATATTTTTGTCGGTCACCTTCAtctccctttttatatatatggcAATATATAATGTCCAACTGGGATGGAATCTTTATTTCTGATATATGGGAGAACAGCCTTGCTAACAATGGGGCTTACCAATCAATCTATGTCTTGAAAAGTTCTGGAAGTAGAAAATCTTTTCCAGATGCCATATTAGATTTCAGATAATGAATCTGATTTCTGACACTAACACTGGAGGACAGAGAGTATCAGTAATTTACTTACATGGGAGGACCTGGTTCGGTTTAGTAAACAGATTTGCATAAAAATTCTCCCAAACTGAAGCTGGAATCAGGGTACTGAATTGGAATACACCTGATACAATATTCCAGAAGAGAATTAAATTTGTCTCTTTTGCTGAAAATTCCAATCTGACCATATATTTTAGCCATGTATGAAgcttttttaaaggcatgtttttatgGTAGGATGTCCCTGGGGCTGGTATTATGTACAAGATAAGTTACTTGCTGTAATCACGTAAGAATCTAGAATTAGTTTCCTTGTAACATCGTCGCACAATAAACATCCTAAAGTGTGAGAAACTAGAGCTACTTTTGTAAATAAGAAGATGTGCACTGCTTCCAAGTCAATATTGTATTAAACTCAATCCTCAACTCTGTCTTATGCTGCAGAAAAAGAGTATGTTTTTTTCTTACTGAATCAGGGGTGGAATCCTACTGGttgaacaaccggttcactgagcgtgcatgtgcagtttccataaaattgaacttctgggttgcaaacaaggaaaggaggaaggaaaatagctgAGGAGGGCCAATTCAATCTGCCgccccaatcagctgggcttcagaagtAGTAATAAAGGTCAGTATAAACCGGGGGCAGGTGGCCTCACTTTCACAGCAACAGAAAACCAGTTCGCTCTCGGCAGGAAGTgggaactaccggtttgggcgaaccagtccaaaccattagaatcccaccactgtactgaATATGAGTACGCCCCATAACTAGCGACCAGCTATCATCTCCCTGTTTATTATGTTAAGCTACAGAATGGAATCAGAAAAGAACAGCTTGGGAAGTCACCAACACATAGATACATACTTCCAACAGAGAGCAGATCACTTTCACTTCTGTGAAGAGGTAAGAATACTACGCCGATTAGATTCTAATGACATATTAGCGAAGAGTATAATCAGAGAAATTGCTATCAGTTTAATTACAATTTACAGCATGTATGTAATTTACaatgataaataaatgatagaaaaTTTTCACATGCTTTTACTACAGAATCAGTCCTTTATAATGtagtgataaaataaaattaaaatggaaccaAGCTGTGAGTTACATTCAAGGCTCACTATTAAACGTTTACATTATTGGTACGCCCTTTAAAGCTTGGAATGTTGTCATTTATGACCTCAGTATAAACAAAATGTTCATTACAAAATTTAAAGACTAATGTTGCATGGGAAATGGATTAAATGATCAATATATAATTAAACTGGATACTGATCTTCTCAAACGTTCCCAAAGTACGAACTGACACATTATGCTTCATGGGAATAACAAATGCAAATTGCATGATTTAATCACAAAATAATTGATATCAGTTCAATAGATCTAATATCCCAAgtccaaataaataatttattttttaaaaaaacagttgtaAGCAATAGTGTTTccaaaaaggagggaaggaaattcAGAAGCAATTAATACTGCCATTCTGTAGAATAAAGACAGTGGTAGGTGAAGGAATtggcagtactcttcaatatatacatatattttagtGACAAAGACTCCACTGCCCACCTGCCATTAATTCTTCTGTACTGAAAAGTACTCAGGTAGGTGCAGCATTTTTGAACAATGTTTCCATTTTACACTTTCTTCGCTCAAGAGCTTCTTGCTTTTTCCGTGCAATTTCTTCTTGAGAACACCTCCTACTTTTATATTCTGCAAAGAGAAGGCAAACAGTCTGATGTAGCCACATTTACTCAGTACCTTATGTTTCTACTGATCAGGAGTAAGAGGAACTTTATTCATAATATATCAGAATAACTCTTGCCCTCTAATTCTTGCAAAAATGTCTACCAAGTAAAAGGGAAGTGGGGGTTACTTGTATCAAGGGCAGTTTAAAATCTTGCCCTCTTTAAGAACCAATGTATAGAATCTAAAGAAGTGGAATAGGAAGAACCATTATTAAAAGTTCAACTATTAATGCACGGTTTCATTTCTAAACATGGATTTTGTCAATCTTGTTAAATAATTGATATCATCCTGAatgattaaaaaaggcagaatgaaATTAGCTCTAGCTACATCCAAAGAACAGAAAGCATTAATGCCAGGCAGATGAATCACAAAAGAAAAATACACCATGGAGAAAACAAAGAGAACTGTAGGGAGGAACTAGCTCATACATCACAAATAAACTTGAACCCACATTGTTCTCCTATGGAATTTCTGCATTTTGTCaaaagttctattttacaatataaAGCCCAAATTATACCAAAGTGCCCTTGTTTAAGAAATCACTGTATTCATGCCCCAGTAGTGGGTGTGCCAGGGAGGCTAACTGATCAATAGAAATTCATTATTGGATGAAAAGCATCCTTAATCTCAtctaaaaaggtaaaagttcccctcgcacatacatggtagttgttcctgactctagggggcggtgctcatctccgtttcaaagccgaagagccagtgctgtccgaagatctttccgtgatcatgtggctggcatgactcaacgccaaaggcgaacggaacgctgttaccttcccaccaaaggtggtccctatttttctacttgcattttaggtgctttcaaagtgctaggttggcagaagctgggacaagtaacgggagctcaccccgttacatggcagcactagggattcgaaccgctgaactgccaacctttcaatcaacaagctcagtgattTACTCACTAAGCCACCTTtaatcttattattatttatttatttattattttattatttaaatttttataccgcccttctcccgaaggactcagggcggtttaaagccagataaaataaacagtcctattacaaaataaatactattaaaatcccactaaaaaacttattcaatttggccgcaattaaaatttagcaaataataaaacccattaaaaacccaattaaaaacccatcaataaaacccataaaaaacccataaaaaactaacccagtccagcgcaaataaataagtgagttttgagctcgcggcgaaaggttcggaggtccggaagttgacgaagtcctggggggagttcgttccagagggcgggagcccccacagagaaggcccttcccctgggtgtcgccagacgacactgtcgcgccgacggcaccccaaggagtccctccctgtgagagcgcacgggtcggtgagaggtattcggtagcagcaggcggtcccgtaagtaacccggccctatgccatggagcgctttaaagacgttcaccaacaccttgaagcgcacccggaaggccacaggtagccagtgcagcctgtgcaggataggtgtcactcgggagccacgaggggctccctctatcacccgcgccgctgcattctggaccaactgcagcctccggatgcccttcaaggggagccccatgtagagagcattgcagtagtccagacgagacgtcacaagggcgtgagtgactgtgcacaaggcatcccggtcagaaaggcgaactggcgcaccaggcgaacctggtggaaagctctcctggagacggccgtcaaatgatcttcaaaagacagccgtgcatccaggagaacgcccagattgcgcaccctctccatcggggccaatgactcgctcccgacagtcagccgcggactcagctgactgtaccgggatgccggcatccacagccactccgtcttggagggattgagcttgagcctgtttctccccatccagacccgtacggcttccaaacaccgggacagcacttcgatagcttcattggggtggcccggggggGGAAaggacagctgggtgtcatcagcggacagctggtacctcacacgaagccactgatgatctcacccagcggcttcatatagatgttgaacagaaggcgagagatcgaccccgcggcaccccacaagtgaggcgccgcggggtcgacctctgcccccccgtcaacaccgtctgcgaccggtcggagagataggaggagaaccaccgataaacggtgcctcccactcccaatccctccaaccggcgcagcaggataccatggtcgatggtatcaaaagccgctgagaggtctaataggaccagggcagaggaataacccctatccctggccctccagagatcatccaccaacgcgaccaaagccgtctcagtgctgtaaccgggtcggaagccggactgaacgggtccagatagacagtttcctccaggtgcaggggaaactgatatgccaccatattctacaaccttcgccgcggcgggttggagaccggacgatagttacctaaaacagccgggtccagggaaggcttcttgaggaggggcctcaccaccgcctctttcaaggcggccggaaagactccctccaacaaggaagcactcgtagaagcccctggagccagcctcgtgtcacctcctgagtggccagcaccagccaggaggcacgggtccagtaaacacgtggtggcattcaatctacccagcaacctgtccatgtcctcggagtcacagggtcaaactcatcccaaacaacatcaccaagaccgcctcagataccccgcctgaatcgccacaattttggtccagaccgtccctaagctgaacgattttatcgtatagataaccgttaaactcctcagcacgtcccgcagggtcatcccgcctccctggtgaaggagggagcggtcacccgaacagggcagctgggcggttatctgtcgacgcaatgagggaggaggcgaggaacgcttccctcagtgccactaggtaggtcctagtataggatctaactagtgtccgatcagcctctgaacggctggacctccaggaactctctaggcgtcttctccggcgtttcatccccctcagctcctcggagaaccaaggggccggttgggatctgcgccgggtcagaggccgcaaaggcacgacacggtctaaagccccagccgcagcccgtccccaggctgcagctagttcctctgccgtgccgtgagccagaccctcaggaagtggcccaagctccgtccgaaacctctctgggtccatcaggcgcctgggacggtaccatcgtagtggttccgtctccctgcggtgttgggtagcggtcagaaagtccaggcgaaggagagagtgatctgaccatgacaaaggttcaatgactatttcctttaagtccagatctctcaccactgaccagagacaaaatcaggtccagtgtgcctcccccgatgtgagtggggccatccactacttgagtggGGTCCAGGGCCGTcgtggaggccaagaactcccgagctactgtcgatgacgagccggcagatggcaagttaaagtcccgcatgactaaaagtctggggtctccactgccaccccgcaagcacctccaggagctcgggcagggcagctgtcacgcagcaaggagccaggcacgccaccagcaagcccatctgacatctatgaccccacctcacaaagagggattcacaccgcgatctgaggtacagtggtctcctcggctctagactctctttaatagcaaccgccaccctccacccctaccctgggcctcggctgatggaatgcacggaaacccggtgggcacatctcgaccagggcacacccttcagtgcccaaccaggtctccgtaacgcctataatatccgcgcacccctgaatcagatcatgtattagggggccttattggccacggaccgtgcgttgcataacatcagacgaggcccaggctctgagggtcttgaccatccgggaacgggagaagtcagatcgggcacgcgatcgcctgtaaacatcgaacgcgtgacccccatgtcgatacgatccccttccgccatatctgcccctcccacttaccgtgcaaatagactcacctcacacaaaggaacacacttcataacctccgaacccatttgatagtcgccacgagcatgcgttggaactggtttctcccgacgggctacccctcacccgCCCCTAACCTCCACCCCACCCAACgctaccctcccccccctccaacccagacccgtcagtttctaccctccccttaaaattcccattaaaattccctttaaaaaccctattaaaataattaattaaaaatcccctgagtctcctatttttggcatgccatctctcggggttccaaaacctgtcctcaagatggaccctcgataatgtggagggccagacccgcgagagaggggaatctcgcagggcaagaaggtcagccgctgtaaatgtccgcatggtaaaagtccggcaaacggacccatcctggacctgtcaagatggaaattgacgcaccaggagttccgagtagaagacagacgggatataggtcttgggcggtagatgaatctAACTATGCCTTTATTCAGATATAGTACCTTATGTATGACAGGACAAACTTCAGGCTTAATTAATGCTGCAGTGCCAGTGTGCATTCTATGAAGATCAAGGGATTCCTCAGAGGATTCCATGAATGAAGAGGGTTTACCAGCTTACCTATAAGAACTGTATTATTTTGAGAAGAATCCAGCAACACCTACCTTTCTCTGATGGTGCAAAATCAATGCTCTTAACAGCTGGCTTGCCATTCATGACTTTCTGAAATGGAATATTTGGTGCATTCTTGCTTTCCCACAGCCCCTTGTTAGTTCCAGAAACACTGCCTACATTCACATTTTTATGGTCCAAAATAAGGGCTTGAGAACTACTGGTCTTTTTGAACATATATTTGGATTTTTCAGAAGATAACTGATTgcagtttgtttttattttgcccacATCACGGCCATTCTGCCattgcctattattattatttatctgcaCACTGGACATAGTAGCTATGCCAATTCCAGATGCAAAGCTGCCTTCAAACACTGTAGACATATTTGCAGAATTTTCATTCTTCCTTATTGCAATGGGCAGATCCAACGAAAAGGTCTTTCTGCTTGCACGATTCTTCTCAGTCTGCAGGCAAATGGAAAGTCCTTGATTAAACCCTGGCTGACAAAGGTTCTGCGCCAAATTGGAAGTACTCTTTGCCATTGATTTACCTTTTCCAGTTTCCTTCATACCCATTTGGCTCTGTGTTTTCCTTTCTACATCATCACAAACTTGATAAAgcaagtcatcatcatcatcacagtgGGTGCCCCAAGAGGTATTAGATTCACAAAACAATTCTAGAACATCGTCTGAAAACTTGGGATCACCCCAATCATCGAACGAAAACATGCCTTTCTTTGCCACGGATGTCTGTTGTGGACAATCAGGGTTTCCCTGGTTAGTTGCCGTCTTTAGATCATGATGGTTTTTATTGCCAGAAACAACTGAGGCCTTGTAGCTCGTGCTATGCACGTGGCTTTTGAATTTCCCAGTCGATAGTTTAGCAAGATCAGAATATGAAATTGAAGTTTTTTCAGAACTTGTATTTGTAGCACTTTTAAGATGGGAAGGGCCATGAGGCACATTCTTGTTTTCAGATTTCACTGAAGTAAAATTATAGTCCAGAGTGTTGTTTTgcctagttttagaaaatgaatccACCTTGTTGGTTTTTAATGAGCTATCTTCATGAAAAGGAATAATCTTGGCTTTTCCTGTCTGAATGTTTTGGTTTGACATGTAAACACATGATACTGGTATGGTATTGGAAGAATTATGAACTCCAGCCTGGGCAACAGATGGCTTCTTGGAATTTACAGTCCATTTTTTTGATTCTCCCTTTTCCTCAGAAATACGGGCATCTTCTGCACTTTTCATCAATTCGGGCTCCTGAACAATTTGCATGAGAAGTGAATCATCAGGTAACAGATCAGCATCCCAGTCATAGTTGTCATCACTGAAAGTATTCTCAGGATTATTAGAAAGCTCTTCACATGAAAATGTTTGTACAGAAGTTGTTTTAGCTTTTTCAGTTAAAAGGAATTTTGAATGCTGTTTAAGATGCATGGCACTTTGTCCTTGAGGTTCATCACTAACCGAAGGCTGCTCTGCCTCCAGCAAAGTACCCTTATCCTGCACAACAGG
This genomic window from Ahaetulla prasina isolate Xishuangbanna chromosome 2, ASM2864084v1, whole genome shotgun sequence contains:
- the ETAA1 gene encoding ewing's tumor-associated antigen 1 isoform X2 — translated: MANKRRQAVSVTATEKLIITSPARRSNRRRAAVESGQRGGSPCSENRAEERSLYKTPKRTQVSRSRLPVFSSPTNEIDNQQEIFWDPQSPTIYKLGNSQKKLTVGGHTVEISEIVNRIAPQDEKPACYEGSFLGLWIGEDAIPCTPGVTKARSRTKINTAKDHQLKHGEEELMKLAKQFDKNLIDAVQEQNFLQPNSIHVSSTAKPSTDHHIQVQREDQWQLLNEHPAFNSTLSHGRLKDNAGTAKSLKSSSQKSIDLDAEGALNELFDCSTQKCSGRLSQGVLNCSLIPVVQDKGTLLEAEQPSVSDEPQGQSAMHLKQHSKFLLTEKAKTTSVQTFSCEELSNNPENTFSDDNYDWDADLLPDDSLLMQIVQEPELMKSAEDARISEEKGESKKWTVNSKKPSVAQAGVHNSSNTIPVSCVYMSNQNIQTGKAKIIPFHEDSSLKTNKVDSFSKTRQNNTLDYNFTSVKSENKNVPHGPSHLKSATNTSSEKTSISYSDLAKLSTGKFKSHVHSTSYKASVVSGNKNHHDLKTATNQGNPDCPQQTSVAKKGMFSFDDWGDPKFSDDVLELFCESNTSWGTHCDDDDDLLYQVCDDVERKTQSQMGMKETGKD
- the ETAA1 gene encoding ewing's tumor-associated antigen 1 isoform X1; amino-acid sequence: MANKRRQAVSVTATEKLIITSPARRSNRRRAAVESGQRGGSPCSENRAEERSLYKTPKRTQVSRSRLPVFSSPTNEIDNQQEIFWDPQSPTIYKLGNSQKKLTVGGHTVEISEIVNRIAPQDEKPACYEGSFLGLWIGEDAIPCTPGVTKARSRTKINTAKDHQLKHGEEELMKLAKQFDKNLIDAVQEQNFLQPNSIHVSSTAKPSTDHHIQVQREDQWQLLNEHPAFNSTLSHGRLKDNAGTAKSLKSSSQKSIDLDAEGALNELFDCSTQKCSGRLSQGVLNCSLIPVVQDKGTLLEAEQPSVSDEPQGQSAMHLKQHSKFLLTEKAKTTSVQTFSCEELSNNPENTFSDDNYDWDADLLPDDSLLMQIVQEPELMKSAEDARISEEKGESKKWTVNSKKPSVAQAGVHNSSNTIPVSCVYMSNQNIQTGKAKIIPFHEDSSLKTNKVDSFSKTRQNNTLDYNFTSVKSENKNVPHGPSHLKSATNTSSEKTSISYSDLAKLSTGKFKSHVHSTSYKASVVSGNKNHHDLKTATNQGNPDCPQQTSVAKKGMFSFDDWGDPKFSDDVLELFCESNTSWGTHCDDDDDLLYQVCDDVERKTQSQMGMKETGKGKSMAKSTSNLAQNLCQPGFNQGLSICLQTEKNRASRKTFSLDLPIAIRKNENSANMSTVFEGSFASGIGIATMSSVQINNNNRQWQNGRDVGKIKTNCNQLSSEKSKYMFKKTSSSQALILDHKNVNVGSVSGTNKGLWESKNAPNIPFQKVMNGKPAVKSIDFAPSEKEYKSRRCSQEEIARKKQEALERRKCKMETLFKNAAPT